One stretch of Diabrotica undecimpunctata isolate CICGRU chromosome 5, icDiaUnde3, whole genome shotgun sequence DNA includes these proteins:
- the Rrp40 gene encoding exosome complex component RRP40, whose protein sequence is MTEIETVFPGHVIENVKSLRGVTILGPGLRQNEDKPNTLCVAQPGKLFYKNPNIYWIEGNRRRYIPKKGDLVVGVIIKKSGDTLKVDIGTAEHAALSLLSFEGATKKQKPDVQVGDVVYARLLSAHREMEPELVCVDSYYKAGPLGILSDEGFYTNVSLVLAQQLLDIENPLLRMIGRKFPYEIAIGVNGKVWINANTTSDILSIVKILETTDQHLKIPNSLRAASNMNSA, encoded by the coding sequence ATGACCGAAATTGAAACTGTATTTCCGGGTCATGTTATAGAAAATGTTAAATCCTTGAGAGGTGTTACAATTTTGGGTCCAGGCCTTCGCCAGAATGAGGATAAACCAAACACCTTATGTGTTGCCCAGCCAGGAAAACTTttctataaaaaccctaatataTATTGGATCGAAGGAAATAGGAGAAGATATATTCCTAAAAAAGGTGATTTGGTGGTTGGAGTGATCATTAAAAAATCAGGAGATACTTTAAAAGTGGACATTGGTACTGCCGAGCATGCTGCCTTATCCTTACTATCTTTTGAAGGAGCAACCAAAAAGCAGAAACCTGATGTACAAGTTGGAGATGTAGTTTATGCTCGGCTGTTGAGTGCTCACAGAGAAATGGAGCCAGAGTTAGTGTGTGTAGACTCTTATTATAAAGCTGGACCATTAGGCATTCTCTCAGATGAAGGATTTTATACAAATGTATCTCTAGTATTAGCACAACAGCTTTTAGATATTGAAAATCCTCTCTTGAGAATGATTGGACGAAAGTTTCCTTATGAAATAGCTATAGGTGTAAATGGTAAAGTTTGGATTAATGCTAACACTACTAGTGACATTCTTAGTATAGTAAAAATTTTGGAAACCACTGACCAACATCTTAAAATACCAAATAGTCTTAGAGCTGCATCCAATATGAATTCAgcttaa